One region of Anaeromyxobacter paludicola genomic DNA includes:
- a CDS encoding glycoside hydrolase family 57 protein has protein sequence MPGHDVLGYLSIHLHAHLPFVRHPEYEDFLEEDWLYEAISETYLPLLRVFDRATDEGIPFRVSMTMSPPLVAMLRDELLMSRYARRLESLCELCDKEVHRTRNDPTFHPLALHYQAEFRELAHLFNDRYKRDLVSAFKRLEDAGRLELVTCGATHGFLPLMQMYPEACRAQVAVAAAHHRRHFGRDPAGIWLPECGYFPGADQFLAEQNIRFFFVDTHGITDATPRPRYGVYAPVYTGTGPAAFGRDPESSMQVWSAESGYPGDPDYREFYRDIGWDLDFEYVKKYVQPTGQRKNVGIKYFRITGKTAHKEPYSPHVARERAAAHAGNFMFNRERQIEHLSSRMAGVRPIVVSPYDAELYGHWWYEGPMFLDFLIRKVAYDQRVFRLATPGDYLRENPEQQVATPPLCSWGAGGYAGVWLDGSNDWIYRHLHKAAERMIALARDYREPTPLERRALDQAARELLLAQSSDWAFIMKTGTMVDYAIRRTKEHLLRFTRLHDQLRAGSIDPQWLSYAEGKDNLFPELDFAVYRPER, from the coding sequence ATGCCGGGTCACGACGTGCTCGGGTACCTCTCGATCCACCTCCACGCGCACCTCCCCTTCGTTCGTCACCCGGAGTACGAGGACTTCCTCGAGGAGGACTGGCTCTACGAGGCCATCAGCGAGACCTACCTCCCGCTGCTGCGGGTCTTCGACCGCGCCACCGACGAGGGGATCCCGTTCCGCGTCTCGATGACGATGTCGCCGCCGCTGGTGGCGATGCTGCGCGACGAGCTGCTCATGTCGCGCTACGCGCGGCGGCTCGAGAGCCTCTGCGAGCTGTGCGACAAGGAGGTCCACCGGACCCGGAACGATCCCACGTTCCACCCGCTGGCGCTCCACTACCAGGCCGAGTTCCGCGAGCTGGCGCACCTCTTCAACGACCGCTACAAGCGCGACCTCGTCTCCGCCTTCAAGCGGCTCGAGGACGCCGGCCGGCTGGAGCTCGTCACCTGCGGCGCCACCCACGGCTTCCTGCCGCTGATGCAGATGTACCCGGAGGCCTGCCGCGCCCAGGTGGCGGTGGCGGCGGCGCACCACCGGCGCCACTTCGGCCGCGACCCGGCCGGCATCTGGCTGCCCGAGTGCGGCTACTTCCCCGGCGCCGACCAGTTCCTGGCGGAGCAGAACATCCGCTTCTTCTTCGTGGACACCCACGGGATCACCGACGCCACCCCGCGGCCCCGCTACGGCGTCTACGCGCCGGTCTACACCGGCACCGGGCCGGCCGCGTTCGGGCGCGACCCCGAGTCCTCGATGCAGGTCTGGAGCGCCGAGTCGGGCTACCCGGGCGACCCCGACTACCGCGAGTTCTACCGGGACATCGGCTGGGACCTCGACTTCGAGTACGTGAAGAAGTACGTGCAGCCCACCGGGCAGCGGAAGAACGTGGGCATCAAGTACTTCCGCATCACCGGCAAGACCGCGCACAAGGAGCCCTACAGCCCGCACGTCGCGCGCGAGCGGGCCGCCGCCCACGCCGGCAACTTCATGTTCAACCGCGAGCGGCAGATCGAGCACCTGTCGTCGCGGATGGCCGGCGTGCGCCCCATCGTCGTCTCCCCGTACGACGCCGAGCTCTACGGCCACTGGTGGTACGAGGGGCCGATGTTCCTCGACTTCCTCATCCGGAAGGTGGCCTACGACCAGCGCGTCTTCCGGCTCGCCACGCCCGGCGACTACCTCCGGGAGAACCCGGAGCAGCAGGTGGCCACCCCGCCGCTCTGCTCCTGGGGCGCCGGCGGCTACGCCGGGGTCTGGCTCGACGGCTCGAACGACTGGATCTACCGCCACCTGCACAAGGCGGCGGAGCGGATGATCGCCCTCGCCCGCGACTACCGGGAGCCGACGCCGCTCGAGCGCCGCGCCCTCGACCAGGCCGCGCGCGAGCTGCTCCTCGCGCAGTCCTCCGACTGGGCCTTCATCATGAAGACCGGCACCATGGTGGACTACGCCATCCGGCGCACCAAGGAGCACCTGCTCCGGTTCACCCGCCTGCACGACCAGCTCCGGGCCGGGAGCATCGACCCGCAGTGGCTGTCGTACGCGGAGGGGAAGGACAACCTCTTCCCCGAGCTCGACTTCGCCGTGTACCGGCCGGAGCGCTGA
- a CDS encoding DUF4912 domain-containing protein: MADFKNMTVQALRALARKALGRGYSKLTKSELVAALEAAEKKAGKAADTVKRATGRAARATQKVVEEAQGGAERARKAAREKREAGAKKKPAGKAGRAAQRAGRAVQTLRETAEAAAAAAVAGARAVVAAARGEEEPDPESYFVARVRGEAEAKKSPHPMTEGALERSRKKARPGAALDAEDLEDQAAEEAAEEEDVLRARAPAGDEPAPAPHPAYDEGLGELPWSYGDDAFVALPRDPRTLFLYWDYNHDTLAAAFHGLESARAQLWVFGQRADGGWDRVRTMEFALESRSFYVHDLEPGRVYRAEVHLLDRRGQERALSQPSNDVLLPPFGPSPILDDRFARIPWGESLIRWLRQSVAGGAFSPDLRAQLARLSDWSRFGPGKTWGGSGSSGAGGMGGRPSSPGSPNGPWGGEGI; the protein is encoded by the coding sequence ATGGCCGACTTCAAGAACATGACGGTGCAGGCGCTTCGCGCTCTGGCGCGCAAGGCGCTCGGCCGCGGGTACTCCAAGTTGACGAAGAGTGAGCTCGTGGCCGCGCTCGAGGCGGCGGAGAAGAAAGCTGGGAAGGCGGCCGACACGGTCAAGCGCGCCACCGGCCGCGCCGCCCGGGCCACCCAGAAGGTGGTGGAGGAGGCGCAGGGCGGCGCCGAGCGTGCGCGCAAGGCCGCGCGGGAGAAGCGGGAGGCCGGCGCGAAGAAGAAGCCGGCCGGCAAGGCCGGCCGGGCGGCGCAGCGCGCCGGGCGCGCCGTGCAGACCCTCCGCGAGACCGCCGAGGCGGCGGCCGCGGCCGCGGTGGCCGGCGCGCGCGCGGTGGTGGCGGCGGCGCGCGGCGAGGAGGAGCCCGATCCGGAGAGCTACTTCGTCGCCCGGGTGCGCGGCGAGGCCGAGGCCAAGAAGTCGCCGCACCCCATGACCGAGGGGGCGCTGGAGCGGTCGCGCAAGAAGGCCCGGCCCGGCGCGGCGCTCGACGCCGAGGACCTCGAGGACCAGGCCGCCGAGGAGGCCGCGGAGGAGGAGGACGTGCTCCGCGCCCGCGCCCCCGCCGGCGACGAGCCCGCCCCGGCGCCGCACCCGGCCTACGACGAGGGGCTGGGCGAGCTGCCCTGGAGCTACGGCGACGACGCCTTCGTGGCCCTGCCGCGCGATCCCAGGACCCTCTTCCTCTACTGGGACTACAACCACGACACCCTCGCCGCGGCCTTCCACGGCCTCGAGTCGGCGCGGGCGCAGCTCTGGGTGTTCGGCCAGCGCGCCGACGGCGGCTGGGACCGGGTGCGCACGATGGAGTTCGCGCTCGAGTCGCGCAGCTTCTACGTCCACGACCTCGAGCCGGGCCGCGTCTACCGCGCCGAGGTGCACCTGCTCGACCGCCGCGGCCAGGAGCGGGCGCTGTCGCAGCCCTCGAACGACGTGCTGCTCCCGCCCTTCGGCCCGTCGCCCATCCTGGACGACCGCTTCGCGCGGATCCCCTGGGGCGAGTCGCTCATCCGCTGGCTGCGCCAGTCGGTGGCCGGCGGCGCCTTCTCGCCCGATCTCCGGGCGCAGCTGGCGCGCCTCTCCGACTGGTCGCGCTTCGGCCCGGGCAAGACCTGGGGCGGCAGCGGATCGAGCGGCGCGGGCGGGATGGGCGGGCGGCCCTCCTCGCCCGGCTCCCCCAACGGCCCCTGGGGCGGAGAGGGGATCTAG
- a CDS encoding BamA/TamA family outer membrane protein yields the protein MRLTLPAALSLALLTALPVAARPQDAAAPSVPATEAAPRYLVERIDLEGLEETRASEVRRRLLIRPGELLDEGRVLLSRLRLLQLGWFSRVESRVERGSARGQVVLVFQLVERNTLVVSDLFLGSTPAQRLYGGLGLTEQNFLGMGLGLSGAAVYGGAPAELPGAPHRFSARASLYDADLELGGLPTLVAGVTGLWIRGDELSCTDPGCDAFDGHLERAPRLRYERLGGEVSLGIRPGPFERLLGGLRLERVDGSFLPGAAGPAQVGTPPALRLGGSALVAFTGTYERDTRDDLFFPAGGGRFAAQVTFSSPAVGSDYEYSRWLLQLEKDLSLPRGHGLRLVAAAGAVQGDAPFFERFYAADWAYFSVGPALGRALELNFSTDSRYDALLAMGGAEYAVPLWRSEGIFRRGYLALGARAVWSAARSRAGRDPLSSTPLSADAALRLDTPVGSFNVSLAYALDNFL from the coding sequence ATGCGGCTCACCCTGCCGGCGGCGCTCTCGCTCGCCCTCCTCACCGCGCTCCCGGTCGCGGCGCGACCCCAGGATGCCGCGGCGCCCTCCGTGCCCGCAACCGAGGCAGCGCCCCGCTACCTCGTCGAGCGCATCGACCTCGAGGGGCTGGAGGAGACGCGGGCCTCCGAGGTCCGCCGCCGCCTGCTGATCCGGCCGGGCGAGCTGCTCGACGAGGGGCGCGTGCTCCTCTCGCGCTTGCGGCTTTTGCAGCTCGGGTGGTTTTCCCGGGTGGAGAGCCGGGTGGAGCGGGGCAGCGCGCGCGGGCAGGTGGTCCTCGTGTTCCAGCTCGTCGAGCGCAACACGCTCGTCGTCTCGGACCTGTTCCTCGGCTCGACCCCGGCCCAGCGGCTCTACGGCGGGCTCGGGCTCACCGAGCAGAACTTCCTGGGGATGGGGCTCGGGCTCTCCGGCGCCGCGGTGTACGGCGGGGCCCCGGCGGAGCTCCCCGGGGCCCCGCACCGCTTCTCGGCGCGGGCGTCGCTCTACGACGCCGACCTGGAGCTCGGCGGGCTCCCCACCCTCGTGGCCGGCGTCACCGGCCTCTGGATCCGCGGCGACGAGCTCTCCTGCACCGACCCCGGCTGCGACGCCTTCGACGGCCACCTCGAGCGCGCGCCCCGCCTGCGTTACGAGCGGCTCGGGGGCGAGGTCAGCCTGGGCATCCGCCCTGGCCCCTTCGAGCGGCTGCTCGGGGGGCTCCGGCTCGAGCGGGTCGACGGATCGTTCCTGCCGGGCGCGGCGGGACCGGCCCAGGTGGGCACGCCGCCGGCGCTCCGGCTCGGCGGCTCGGCGCTCGTCGCCTTCACCGGCACCTACGAGCGGGACACCCGCGACGACCTCTTCTTCCCGGCGGGCGGCGGGCGCTTCGCCGCCCAGGTCACCTTCTCGTCGCCGGCGGTCGGCAGCGACTACGAGTACAGCCGGTGGCTGCTGCAGCTCGAGAAGGACCTCTCGCTGCCGCGGGGGCACGGCCTGCGGCTGGTGGCCGCGGCCGGCGCGGTGCAGGGCGACGCCCCGTTCTTCGAGCGCTTCTACGCCGCCGACTGGGCCTACTTCAGCGTCGGCCCGGCGCTGGGCCGGGCGCTCGAGCTCAACTTCTCCACCGACTCGCGCTACGACGCGCTCCTCGCCATGGGCGGCGCCGAGTACGCGGTCCCGCTCTGGCGCTCGGAGGGGATCTTCCGGCGCGGCTACCTCGCGCTCGGGGCGCGGGCCGTCTGGAGCGCCGCGCGCTCGCGGGCCGGGCGCGACCCGCTCTCCTCCACGCCCCTCTCGGCCGACGCGGCCCTGAGGCTCGACACGCCGGTGGGCAGCTTCAACGTCTCGCTCGCCTACGCGCTCGACAACTTCCTGTGA
- a CDS encoding sensor histidine kinase: MAHLAAPPPPSPPERGGSPPAPLSREAGEAQGEAAADAEFDRLLRDAGEIVREEVSTLRRLTEDFSAFAKLPEVRPEPADLSEVVAEFLRTSPQLSEEAEVTFAAAGEPCPVALDRTLFRRALANLTKNAVEASRPARARLDLAVRRQGGRALLTVADRGPGIPPAALPRVFDPYFTTKQDGTGLGLAIVKKIVLQHGGEIAASPRTGGGAAFEVRLPLAAPLDSGPK, encoded by the coding sequence ATGGCGCACCTGGCCGCCCCTCCCCCGCCCTCCCCGCCCGAGCGGGGAGGGAGCCCTCCGGCTCCCCTCTCCCGCGAAGCGGGGGAGGCCCAGGGAGAGGCCGCGGCGGACGCGGAGTTCGACCGGCTCCTGCGCGACGCCGGCGAGATCGTGCGCGAGGAGGTGAGCACGCTGCGCCGCCTCACCGAGGACTTCTCCGCCTTCGCGAAGCTGCCCGAGGTCCGGCCGGAGCCGGCCGACCTCTCCGAGGTGGTCGCCGAGTTCCTGCGCACCTCCCCCCAGCTCTCGGAGGAGGCGGAGGTGACGTTCGCCGCCGCGGGCGAGCCCTGCCCGGTGGCCCTCGACCGGACCCTCTTCCGCCGCGCCCTCGCGAACCTCACCAAGAACGCCGTCGAGGCCTCCCGCCCGGCGCGGGCCCGGCTCGACCTCGCGGTGCGCCGCCAGGGCGGCCGCGCGCTCCTCACCGTGGCCGACCGCGGCCCGGGCATCCCGCCCGCGGCGCTGCCCCGGGTGTTCGACCCCTACTTCACCACCAAGCAGGACGGCACCGGGCTCGGGCTCGCCATCGTGAAGAAGATCGTCCTCCAGCACGGGGGCGAGATCGCCGCCTCCCCCCGGACCGGCGGCGGCGCGGCCTTCGAGGTGCGCCTGCCCCTCGCCGCGCCCCTCGACAGCGGCCCGAAGTGA
- a CDS encoding DUF4337 domain-containing protein — protein MAEALKKEAPAPAPAAAAPARDRWTQWVALTTTVLAVCAAISALKGGSYSTRVQLATTEESNRWSHYQSKSIKDHGRAVEKDLLEVLRLQARDPEAARAVDARIAAAKDEIARYKKEEAEIKAEAERVKAEETGYKRHGAQFGLAVMLLQIAIMLNSIGALMKKPLMWGVGLLFGSAGLAYMLNGFFLWF, from the coding sequence TTGGCCGAAGCCCTGAAGAAGGAAGCCCCCGCTCCCGCCCCCGCCGCCGCGGCCCCTGCCAGGGATCGCTGGACGCAGTGGGTGGCGCTCACCACCACCGTGCTCGCGGTCTGCGCCGCCATCTCGGCGCTGAAGGGCGGCTCGTACTCGACCAGGGTGCAGCTCGCCACCACCGAGGAGTCGAACCGCTGGTCGCACTACCAGTCCAAGAGCATCAAGGACCACGGGCGCGCGGTCGAGAAGGACCTGCTCGAGGTGCTCCGGCTCCAGGCCCGCGACCCCGAGGCGGCCCGCGCCGTGGACGCCCGGATCGCGGCGGCCAAGGACGAGATCGCCCGCTACAAGAAGGAGGAGGCGGAGATCAAGGCCGAGGCGGAGCGGGTGAAGGCCGAGGAGACCGGCTACAAGCGCCACGGCGCGCAGTTCGGGCTCGCGGTGATGCTCCTCCAGATCGCCATCATGCTGAACTCCATCGGCGCGCTCATGAAGAAGCCGCTGATGTGGGGCGTCGGGCTGCTCTTCGGCTCGGCGGGCCTCGCCTACATGCTGA